ttTGCTGGTTGAGAAAACCAAGCAAGAAAGATTTAGGGGATTGATATGTATAATGGCCATCAAGATACATATTTAGATTTAAGGATTTTGATGGTGAGGTTTTTGATGGCCGGCTTATTCATCCTGCTAGAATAGCTGGTGATGCGGATGATCAAAGGGTTTGATTATGGGTTTTGATCCTTTAGACAATCCGGATTTAAGGTCGGATCAAATAGGAGAAAAAGGGAGAGCCGATTTAAAGgcttatgattttatgattttctctaatattttttatgattcAAATAGTTCTTAGAATCAAGATTCATATAGACCTTTAGATgattaataagttttataagtttttttttttttagagataCTTAGATCTTTACagatttataagtttttaggattcaaataattttagaatcaaaattcatatagatcttagattcaagattaatatttgagataattttagatctatggatttttataagttttaggaTTCATATAGATCCAAGATTCAGATATATGATGTTCTTAGATCTTTAAGTTTTGATTAGTTTACCTTTTAGAAAACACCAAATTGATCTGAATGgaccaccgtgagagagagCTGATCCGCGGATGAGCTGGTTGAGAGAGAggtggaggagctggccggaaaaCCGTGAGAGGGATAGACTTGGCCGACAGAGCAAGGCTGAGGGCCGGAAGAGATGGCCGGAAAAGAGATGATCGCCGGCGGATGAGATTGCTCAGGTGGAGAGAgtctcgtgctgataacgtgttaagatttgaaagaagatttgtgagaatgtgttttttatttcttattgcttacaccactatatatagtggttcatacaaggtggagtcaaatggagaattgattacaaagatactctatataatgacatggtcaaactcataaagacataaggttgaatgagtcttctacgtggctggatgtaaacccccaatggactctagtcttgaacttgtatggactaggttatggaccatccacttcatgatTTGTAACATTTTCGaaatacttgaattttttgggtcatattttcggattattaattttttttttaaaaaaatcaaaatattggttaattttgtaaaagtcgaatatcaaaatttaatcaagattttaaaacatttatttattaaaaaaggtTCATAAAAAACAGCCACTGCCTTTGTTGTTTGCTGTCTCTCTTCTTGAGCTAGAAAGAGATCTTACGATTTAGTCTTCTTTTAATCCCGAAATTACCCTTCTCGTGATTTCTCACCTAAAATCTCCCCCAAAATTTCCCCAAATTTCAACCACTCGGCGATGATGGAGCGAACGTACGGCCGCCGCAAGCCGGGTATGCCGCAAAGAACCCTACCCGACTCTCTAAACGACACCGTCTCGCAGGCGGAATAtctctcttcctcttcgtcGCCGGACATCGATCCCCTCGATTACTCCCTCCTCCCTTTCTCCAGCCAAGATTCGTGGCATTCTTCTTCGATGTCGGAATCTCGGGAGGATTATCCACGGAGGGCCAAAAGATCGAGGAACGGCGAGGGTTTTACCTCCACGTTGCTCGAGGCGCAGGAGTTCGGCGAGCTGATGGAGCACGAGGACGAGGTTAACTTTGCGCTTGATGGGTTGAGGAATGGGCAGCAGGTTAGGATCCGGAGGGCTAGTTTGTCGTCTCTGCTGTCGATTTGTGCTTCTCAGCACCAGCGCCGCTCGTTGAGGGCTCAAGGGTACACGCTAGCCCCCTTCTagggtttgatttttttttttttttttttgttcaatttttgtcacaaattttaagaattttcatgtGGGTTTTGCGAAATGGATCTGTTTGACTTATGGATTCTCGTAAATTTTCAATCTTCTCGATTAAGGCACGATTTTTATACGAATTTTGCGATGCCAAAGCTGGGGAATTTTCTATTTGTTTCATCAATTGATTCATTGGTTGAGTGGACGAGATTACCCTAATTTCGTGGGGGCTTGTTGTTTCAGGATCTCCCAAACCATAATTGATGCGATTTTGAGTCTTAGCCTTGATGACATACCAAGCAATCTTGCCGCAGCCACCCTTTTCTTCCTGCTAACTGCTGACGTAAGTGAAATGCTGTTTGATGTTTGATACAGTTTAACCtctcattttgttttgtataacaCGACCGGTTCATTTTTATGATTCCAGGGCCAAGACGAGCACTTTATGGAGTCACCCAAGTGCATCAAGTTTCTGATAAAGTTGTTGAAACCTGTGGTTGTTACTAGCGCTCAGGGGAAGCCACGCAGTATAGGATTTAACCTCTTATCTTTACGAAAGGATGTTGGTCCAGCACAGGATGCGGTGAAAACGAATGATCCAAGCTCCAGCGTTATACTTTCATGTGTTCAGGAACTTCTTGTTAATTGCAAGGAGATGAGATCTGCTGATAGCTATAAAGCCGAAACAACGAGACCTGAGCTAAGTACGAAATGGGTGGCTTTGTTGACTATGGAGAGGGCTTGCTTATCCAAAATTTCGTTTGATGGTAtttgctttttgttttttcCTCTTCTGTTTGGAGATAATGACTAGCTGACTATTTCCGAGATCATCTTAGAATTGATAATAGATAATGTTTGTTCTCTCCAGTAATTTATTTTGCTTCCTGATATTCAATATACCATAGATTCTACTGTGATAATGTTGTGATCCtttgtgtatttttaatagtttttcatTTCCCCCACTCAGATACTTCTGGTTCTGTGAAAAAGACCGGAGGGAATTTCAAGGAGAAACTGCGAGAACTAGGAGGACTTGATGCAGTCCTTGAGGTCGTTATGGACTGTCACGCTGTTATGGAGGTATGAtcatacctttttttttcttcatctgCACCAATAATAGGATGTAAACTGCCTAGGACGTTGATAACTTGTATAAAGCATCTTAGGTTACCACCTTTGTAACCTGCACTAGTTGTTTTTGATTGCGGGAAGTTTGCAATTGCATAATGCTATATTCAGCGAGAGAATCTAATACAAATTCTATATGCAGCGCTGGGTGGAATGCGACACACTGTCCTATCAGGATAAGAAAGATAGTCTGCATAAGCAGACTTTAATGCTGCTTTTGAAATGTCTGAAAATCATGGAGAATGCTACGTTCCTCAGCACAGACAACCAGGTATCTCTTATGATATTGGTTGCTAGATTCATGAGTCATGACAATATTCTGGATATTCTGACGTTAATCAGCTGTTATCAAGTTGCAATACATACAATTAAGTACCTGAGATAAAACTAACTGTAACGGTAATTTTGTTTGTCAGAATCATTTGCTCGGGTTTAAGAAATGTTTGGGTTCTCGTGAATCCCGGATGTCTTTCACAGAGCTCACAATAAGTGTCATTAAGATGCTTTCAGGTTCACAATTGATACCACTTctggttttgaatttttttcacatTATGACTTCTTCCCGTTCTATCATCTCGTATCCTGATATATGGTTGGACCGATGGCTAGGTCTTCACCTACGTGGAGGGGTTTCAAGTCCTCACAATGTAAATCCTCACTGTTCAATTGCTGGTATCTTGGTAGCAGATCGTAGAGGTATTTTATTATTCACAAATGAGTCTCTATTTCCTCTAACTATGTCTCTCTATCTCCCCTCTGGTCTCTATATTTTCATATGTTAAGCCATTTCTATCTTTTGCAGTTAACAATGAGGTTGTGACAATAAGTTCAGATACATGCTCAACCGTTGGCTCCATCTCAACCAGGAATGGGAGTGTGTCCCAGAGATATCAATCCATAATCGATTTAGACTCGCCACCTTCATCGACGTCCGGTTATCAATCAAGTGTGTCAGGAAATGAGCCCACTAAGCCAACGACCAGAGTCGGTTCATCGATAGCTGGTTCGTTTGCAGGCAGATTGGCGTCACTGGGTAGTGACATTGCCAGAAGTACTTCAAGGACCAGTCAAGTTGAAGAACCAAGTGGTAAAAGAAATGGAAAATATTCATTCCTAGATGAAAACCAAGATCCTTTTGCGTTTGATTTGGAAGATTCTAAACCTTCGTCCAAGTGGGCGTTAGCATCTGTAAAGCAAAAGAAACCTAGAGCTCAAAAGAAGAAAGGGTGCTACAAGAAGAGTAAAGATGAATGTTTGTATCAGCGGTTCCCGAGCCAAGAGGAATCATCAAACCATAGGTTGAATTCCCAGGAAGAGTCAAGTGGCAGAGACTGCAGTATATCGCTGCAAGTATCTTCGTCTACAACAAATGACATTGATGAAGAATGTCTATGTCTTTTATCTGATTGCCTTCTAACAGCCGTTAAGGTAATGTTCTTACCGTCTTTTAACATCTGTGTGCTGGTCTACAGTaaattcatgatttttttatttgcagGTTCTGATGAACTTAACAAATGATAACGCTGTCGGTTGTCGGCAAGTTGGTGGGTGCGGAGGGCTGGAAAGCATGGCTGAGTTAATTGCCAAACACTTTCCGTCTTTCACCAGATCTCCGCTTTTTAATGAGATGGATATGACAGGATCTTCCCAACAGAAGAAAGACAAACATCTTACAGATCAGGAGTTAGATTTTCTTGTTGCCATCTTGGGTTTGCTAGTAAATTTGGTTGAGAAAGACGGAGTGAACAGGTACGAAAAAGAATTCgcaatcaaaatttaataccATAGTGTGGTCGAGTCAATACAAGTTGAACTAGTCATACTCTTAGTCGTCTTTTCTCTAATcaggtagtttttttttttccaggtcaCGACTTGCTTCAGCGAGTGTTCCTATTACAAAACCAGAAAGGTTGCAAGAGAGTGAACAGGAGATGATTCCTTTATTGTGTTCAATCTTTCTCACCAATCAAGGATCAGCAGACACCAAAGAAGAAACAACTCCTTTCACCTTAGTGAGTAGCAGCACCTAAACATTTCGTACTCGTCCCAGAAaaggtttttatttattaatcctgcgttttttttgtttttggggtGTTCaggatgacgaagaagctgttttaGAAGGCGAAAAGGAAGCGGAAAAGATGATAGTGGAGGCATACTCTGCTCTACTACTCGCTTTTCTTTCAACTGAAAGGTCTTTTTTCGTTTCTGATCTTATTATATGTCATAATCCATATGAACTTTCTCAAGAAACTAAACGTGTTATTGGATCCTCTAGCAGTAGAAGTATCCGCAACTCCATCAAAGACTATCTCCCAAAACGCAATCTCGCAATTCTTGTACCGGTCTTGGAGAGATTTGTGGTACGTGACTCTTTAACCCCTATATGTCTGCTCGGTTTCAGGGTAGAGAGAAATCTCAAGGTTTTTATAATGTAACTGTCTTCTCCCTGTTTTGTTCAGGCATTTCACACGACTCTAAACATGATCCCTCCGGAGACACATAAAGCAGTGATGGAAGTAATTGAATCCTGCAAACTACCGTAAAACGGATCAAAAGAGGGCAAATCAATTCTTCTTTCTCATTTTTCTCTGTACAGCTtctggaaaagaaaagaaaaaacttggAATGCTTTTGGGGGTGATCACTGACTCTGGTGATCATGGACTATATATAGTTCATAGTTGATCATGTTCATGTATGATATAAGGCTATACAAATAGTATGTTCAAAATCTTTGTTTTAGAAGTTTGTTTTTACTTGTCTGTCACGGCTTAGGGTTGTTCTTGATGTCTCTCACTTGTAAACATTCTTTTGTAGTTttcttgatatccttgatcaTATATACAAGTTTGCTTTGcgacttttatttttaatttgttacatTACGTTCTTATGTGATTATATGAACATCTACATTCTGGTGTATATATAAACGATGATTGAGTTTTGAATTGAATCTATCCACTTTTGAagctgtaaaaaaaatatggCAAAAGCAACTTATAAATGAATGGCTGATTCTTGAATTATCTTTAACTGAAGACCGAAGTTGTAATGGCTTTagcttaatatataaaattacaacAGCTTGTTGATTATATTACAACATTTTTGTTAGATATTAGAGATCCAAATCACTTTTAAGTTTCTTCTAAAGAGACTGAAATATTTGTCTGACATTTTCAGACGAAACATATACTAAGAGGCAAGGGTGAGGACGTGAGGTCATGAGGAATCATTCGTTGTTGAGGATGAGTTCGATCTCATTACCCAACTCTCTGGTAATCTTATCAGCTCGGTCGTCTTGTCCACCAGCAAATGTGTAAACTCCGAACGCAAACTGAAATGCCCTCCACAGCGTTTTTGCCCATCCTACAGTCTTGTTCTTGATCCTGCACTGCTTTCCCCCGCGTGATTCTGATGCAATCTTTGCTTCTCTCTTCTCCTGCGAGTTTTTGAACCAAGAGATTCCATTTTAAGAGTGCTTGATCAGATGTTTGCAAAAGTAATGTCGTGAGTTACAAGGTTTTTGATATTACCTTTAATGCAAGTTCCATGCAGCCTGATGAGATGTCAACCATTAATTCCTTGATCTGAATAAGTAGACCGAAGTCGAAATGGATGTTATGTTTCTTgaacttcttttcttcttctactttggTCTGCTCTAGAGTGTCAATCTCTTTTCTTATCTGTTTTCAATCATTACTCTTCAGATCAATTCAAGCAAAGAAACTATATATAGTAAAATCAGTATTCCTAATGGCTTACCTTTGCAAAGTAACGTTCAGTCTTATCGAAAAGTTGTTCAGCAGGAGACTCAATCTTCCAGTTCTTGAGCACTTTGATCATACCCTGAAGCTTGGAGTACAAGGCAGCAGCCATTCTTATTGCTTCGAGTTTACTCTCCGGGAACTCTTCACATCTCGCTAGAACCTAATCAAAAGTTCAAACATATTTGATAAAGAAAGTTTGTGTGATAATTTAATGGATAACACTTTGTTGTTGTTGGCACTGACCTTTGTTTCATCTGTTAGTTTCTCAAGCACTGATTCTATATAAAGGTGGAACTTCTGAAGCTCTGCCATGTCCTTGCTCTTGAAGCTGGAGATCTCTTTTTTCAGCTCATTGATAGCTTTCATGTACATTTCCACATCTGCTTCTATTTGCTGAAAATAAGCTGACCTGTGTGTGTAGTCATCAAAACATAAAGCCAtgtatcagttttttttttaccattttattTGTTCATAAAACTGTGTAAATGTGATATTTTTACTTCTTTGTTATCTCAGCAAGAGCTTCAGCCATTCCTTGCTTTCCCCCGGCTGGAGCGCTTCCTATTCCAGCTTTGCTTCCTCCAGCGCCGCCACGGGATCTTGCTTTTGGATCCTTACCTTCGATTTTCCCCCTTAGGAATCTGAAGAGTTCCCCTAGGTGTCTTGATCTCTTCAGTTTGCTAGTTGCTTTCTTGGCTCCCAAGCGAagtggcggtggtggtggtggagccCCTGTTCCTTTTCCTGGAGCCATTGGGAATGGTGGGGCACCCGGTCCTTTCCCTGGAGCCATTGGAAGTGGTGGTGGAGGCTGTGGTGCAGCAGCCCCTGGTGGTGGAGGCAGTGGTGCTGCAGCCCCTGGAGGTGGAGGCAGTGGTCCGTTTGGAGCAGCTACTGGAAGTGGCTGTGGGGGCGGTGGTGCAGCATTCACTGAATGAGGAGTAGTCAGAGCCAAAGATTTAGGCACAACTTCAGACCTCTCTGAACCCTTTGAGCAGCTTTTAACAGTATCTTGTTCCACAAGGATTGCTTCCTTTGCTTTCTCCATCTTCTCTGTTACACTCTTCTGCTTCTCCTTAACACTctcattattattatcattatcattatcACCATTATTGCTCTGAGCTTCTTCCTGGCACATACTCTTTTGGATTTTGAGTCGCTTCACATCGATAGGACTCAGTTTGACAAGGGCTTGCATTCTCACGTTTCTTGGAAAGTTTGAAACAGAAATTGCAACATCTCCAACTTTACTCGGTGGAGTCTGGACCGTTCTTGTCGTGATCGGTTGCTTCGTAACcgttttcttctcttcatcaCTGTTGATCTCTGTCATATTGAGCCTCTCGTTCATACCCTTATTCAGTCCATCTAATGCAGCTATCACCTTTTCAACTGCAATAAACCAATTACATAGAGTACTGTGTTACACGAAATCAAAACGGTACAAAGTTTGTATGACAAAGAATCACAAGATTTTTAGAATGCTTACAAAGTCGATCAGATAGATTCTTCCTAAGGCTATTATTACTCTTCCTATACTTGGATTTGATAATCCATTCATGGTCATCGATCCATGAATCTCCAATTGATTTCAAAGCGTTGTAAAACTGGTCAAGCAACTGTTGCAAGAGCAGTTTtgattagaaaacaaaaaaataataataatcacaaTTTGGTTATGAGATGAGAACCTTATCCGTGTCTGCAGCATGTTTTATATCCAAGAGACGCGAGCTGTCGACGATATCAGGACATAGCTCATGGAGATCTTCCATCGTGCTCGTCACCAGCTGGCAATGTAGCCCCAAcagaaacacacacaaaaagatCAATTTCTATTATAACTTTTGAAACAATTCAAGTGGCGGGTTTCGTCGAAGCTGGTGTAATAATCGTTACTTCGATTTGTAGCTAGTGACAAACTTCTTCACATTATTTTACGTTAGTGTcacctttttttgttaatataaacTCGTATATTAATAAATGATTAGTGTTAGGGactaatatgtaaatatttagatactttttttttttttttgatatccgAGCGTCCTGGCCCCACCgtggtggtccagactagagaccgaacCCTTAGCGGCGCGGACGCACACCCGAGGGTGGGTCATGGCCAGGcaacggtcttcggtctcggacGCCAGAGCAAGTCCGCATGTAAATTCCCTGGTGGCCAGTGCGATCGAACCCGGAGGTCGAACTTGCAGCCGCAAGCCGTACACCACGAGACTAATTCCtggttacttttttttatatcgtaaaATATCTAGATACGTTATTTTGTTATACCTTTTGATATAATATCACTAGGGTAACTTCATAGTTGTGTGATTAGTATCAGAGGAAGAATCATTAGAGCATATGAATGCTCACAAAAAATGTAAGAAGATATCACTTACATATCAAtctcttataaaaattattatcccAAAAGATCGTAAACTTACATTGGTTATGGAAAGATGACCGGTGAGAAGAGGAAGGTCGATGATGCCCCTAAATGTGATAATCGTTTTTCGAAGCTCGACCGTAAGAATGAAATTTCCCGTCCCTTTGCTCAAACTTGAGTTCTTTGTTATTTCTTTGTGAGAATCTTTTATATCTTTGGCCGACGAAGCAACACGTCTTGAAGTTGTTTGGCTTACGAGTGGAGATCTAGAGGCCCTGATGGATGATGATGGAGAAACCAAAGAAGGTTTTACATCTTGTTTGGTCTTATTACTTGTAGGTGATGTCTTCCCTTTGCCAGGCTGTAACGAAGTCTTTTGGCTCATTAATGGAGATCTAGACGCCTCGATGGATGATGATGGAGAAACCAAAGAGGGTTTAACATCTTGTTTGGACTTGCTACTTGTAACTGATGCTTGCCCTTTTACAGGCTGTAACAATGTTTTTTGGCTCACTAATGAAGATCTAGACGTCTTGATCGAGGATGATGGAGAAACCGGAGAACGTTTTACATCCTGTTTGGTCATACAACTCCTAAGTGATGCCTGCCAGTTTACAGGCTGTAACAAAAGtttacaacaaccaaaaaaaaaagaagaaatcaaaTCAGGTTTCAATACAAAAGATAAATTGAAACAATTAgtgaaatagataaaatattattacctCAGCTTTACAGGTTCTCGCACTCATGATTCATCAACGGAGAAAAGAGGGACTGGAGTGTTGATAACCTTGTAGTAGTTACTAGTTACCAAGGGAAACAGACTCAAGGAGATAAAACATGTGAAGCTAAGTGTGTTTACTGTTTATTAAACTTTGAGGCTCCACCTCTATCGAATATATCACTTATCCAACTATGACACGTGGCACCTGCATTGATTTCTCGAAATAAGAAGTTACAAacataaattgtaaaaataaaattatttctaaaatattctaaaagtAGAGGAATTGAATTTAGTATAATAGGTAAAAAATAGGAGATCTACTTCCTTTTTTTCCTGGTCAACAAAGAAATCTACTATAAAAGACAATTCAAAACCAAatttctttattattcatattctttttgtttgaaATGGAAATCATTTTTAACTTCCAACTACTGCAGCAAGAAttgttaaaaacaaatttacagCAGCAAGAGCCAACGATATACCGAGAAAAAGTTATTAACAAAAGAAGCAAAGGAGATGATAATACGGAGTACGCGACACAAAATGAACAATCATGCAGCAGAAACAAGCTGGAACTCTTCATGCGGTTTGAATGACATTATGC
This region of Brassica napus cultivar Da-Ae chromosome C5, Da-Ae, whole genome shotgun sequence genomic DNA includes:
- the BNAA06G06790D gene encoding wings apart-like protein 1 isoform X1; amino-acid sequence: MMERTYGRRKPGMPQRTLPDSLNDTVSQAEYLSSSSSPDIDPLDYSLLPFSSQDSWHSSSMSESREDYPRRAKRSRNGEGFTSTLLEAQEFGELMEHEDEVNFALDGLRNGQQVRIRRASLSSLLSICASQHQRRSLRAQGISQTIIDAILSLSLDDIPSNLAAATLFFLLTADGQDEHFMESPKCIKFLIKLLKPVVVTSAQGKPRSIGFNLLSLRKDVGPAQDAVKTNDPSSSVILSCVQELLVNCKEMRSADSYKAETTRPELSTKWVALLTMERACLSKISFDDTSGSVKKTGGNFKEKLRELGGLDAVLEVVMDCHAVMERWVECDTLSYQDKKDSLHKQTLMLLLKCLKIMENATFLSTDNQNHLLGFKKCLGSRESRMSFTELTISVIKMLSGLHLRGGVSSPHNVNPHCSIAGILVADRRVNNEVVTISSDTCSTVGSISTRNGSVSQRYQSIIDLDSPPSSTSGYQSSVSGNEPTKPTTRVGSSIAGSFAGRLASLGSDIARSTSRTSQVEEPSGKRNGKYSFLDENQDPFAFDLEDSKPSSKWALASVKQKKPRAQKKKGCYKKSKDECLYQRFPSQEESSNHRLNSQEESSGRDCSISLQVSSSTTNDIDEECLCLLSDCLLTAVKVLMNLTNDNAVGCRQVGGCGGLESMAELIAKHFPSFTRSPLFNEMDMTGSSQQKKDKHLTDQELDFLVAILGLLVNLVEKDGVNRSRLASASVPITKPERLQESEQEMIPLLCSIFLTNQGSADTKEETTPFTLDDEEAVLEGEKEAEKMIVEAYSALLLAFLSTESSRSIRNSIKDYLPKRNLAILVPVLERFVAFHTTLNMIPPETHKAVMEVIESCKLP
- the BNAA06G06790D gene encoding wings apart-like protein 1 isoform X2; the encoded protein is MMERTYGRRKPGMPQRTLPDSLNDTVSQAEYLSSSSSPDIDPLDYSLLPFSSQDSWHSSSMSESREDYPRRAKRSRNGEGFTSTLLEAQEFGELMEHEDEVNFALDGLRNGQQVRIRRASLSSLLSICASQHQRRSLRAQGISQTIIDAILSLSLDDIPSNLAAATLFFLLTADGQDEHFMESPKCIKFLIKLLKPVVVTSAQGKPRSIGFNLLSLRKDVGPAQDAVKTNDPSSSVILSCVQELLVNCKEMRSADSYKAETTRPELSTKWVALLTMERACLSKISFDDTSGSVKKTGGNFKEKLRELGGLDAVLEVVMDCHAVMERWVECDTLSYQDKKDSLHKQTLMLLLKCLKIMENATFLSTDNQNHLLGFKKCLGSRESRMSFTELTISVIKMLSGLHLRGGVSSPHNVNPHCSIAGILVADRRVNNEVVTISSDTCSTVGSISTRNGSVSQRYQSIIDLDSPPSSTSGYQSSVSGNEPTKPTTRVGSSIAGSFAGRLASLGSDIARSTSRTSQVEEPSGKRNGKYSFLDENQDPFAFDLEDSKPSSKWALASVKQKKPRAQKKKGCYKKSKDECLYQRFPSQEESSNHRLNSQEESSGRDCSISLQVSSSTTNDIDEECLCLLSDCLLTAVKVLMNLTNDNAVGCRQVGGCGGLESMAELIAKHFPSFTRSPLFNEMDMTGSSQQKKDKHLTDQELDFLVAILGLLVNLVEKDGVNRSRLASASVPITKPERLQESEQEMIPLLCSIFLTNQGSADTKEETTPFTLDDEEAVLEGEKEAEKMIVEAYSALLLAFLSTESRSIRNSIKDYLPKRNLAILVPVLERFVAFHTTLNMIPPETHKAVMEVIESCKLP
- the LOC106401102 gene encoding uncharacterized protein At4g04980-like: MSARTCKAEPVNWQASLRSCMTKQDVKRSPVSPSSSIKTSRSSLVSQKTLLQPVKGQASVTSSKSKQDVKPSLVSPSSSIEASRSPLMSQKTSLQPGKGKTSPTSNKTKQDVKPSLVSPSSSIRASRSPLVSQTTSRRVASSAKDIKDSHKEITKNSSLSKGTGNFILTVELRKTIITFRGIIDLPLLTGHLSITNLVTSTMEDLHELCPDIVDSSRLLDIKHAADTDKLLDQFYNALKSIGDSWIDDHEWIIKSKYRKSNNSLRKNLSDRLFEKVIAALDGLNKGMNERLNMTEINSDEEKKTVTKQPITTRTVQTPPSKVGDVAISVSNFPRNVRMQALVKLSPIDVKRLKIQKSMCQEEAQSNNGDNDNDNNNESVKEKQKSVTEKMEKAKEAILVEQDTVKSCSKGSERSEVVPKSLALTTPHSVNAAPPPPQPLPVAAPNGPLPPPPGAAAPLPPPPGAAAPQPPPPLPMAPGKGPGAPPFPMAPGKGTGAPPPPPPLRLGAKKATSKLKRSRHLGELFRFLRGKIEGKDPKARSRGGAGGSKAGIGSAPAGGKQGMAEALAEITKKSAYFQQIEADVEMYMKAINELKKEISSFKSKDMAELQKFHLYIESVLEKLTDETKVLARCEEFPESKLEAIRMAAALYSKLQGMIKVLKNWKIESPAEQLFDKTERYFAKIRKEIDTLEQTKVEEEKKFKKHNIHFDFGLLIQIKELMVDISSGCMELALKEKREAKIASESRGGKQCRIKNKTVGWAKTLWRAFQFAFGVYTFAGGQDDRADKITRELGNEIELILNNE